In Afipia sp. GAS231, a single window of DNA contains:
- a CDS encoding DUF2939 domain-containing protein, translating into MRWFLTSIVAVVVATGVYAGSAIVSLNGLVGAAKAGNGAEILARTDVPRLKRSLVDQIVAAYLIRTCQNRPIKPIERLLANTYGATIADALVAKMLTAENLTNILQNGSLGADGDSQMIALAGIDTSKVLESLGRLSLVKPVELSIRLGDEEGAGAISLHFEGNGWKLSGLNLPTRAVEQLAMGLQEARPGKG; encoded by the coding sequence ATGCGCTGGTTTTTGACATCTATCGTCGCTGTGGTCGTTGCGACCGGAGTTTATGCCGGGTCTGCCATTGTCTCTCTAAACGGTTTGGTCGGGGCGGCGAAAGCAGGCAACGGCGCGGAGATCTTGGCGCGAACCGACGTGCCTCGGCTGAAACGTTCTCTGGTCGACCAGATTGTGGCTGCATACCTGATCAGGACCTGTCAGAACCGCCCAATCAAGCCAATTGAACGGTTGCTGGCAAACACCTACGGGGCAACGATTGCGGATGCGCTGGTTGCGAAAATGCTCACCGCCGAAAATCTCACGAACATTCTGCAAAACGGATCGCTCGGCGCCGATGGCGACAGTCAGATGATTGCGCTCGCCGGCATCGATACGTCGAAGGTGCTGGAATCGCTTGGTCGGTTGTCCCTGGTAAAGCCGGTCGAGCTGTCAATCCGGCTGGGCGATGAAGAAGGTGCCGGGGCTATCAGTCTTCATTTCGAAGGAAACGGCTGGAAACTTTCAGGCCTTAATCTTCCAACCAGAGCCGTCGAACAACTCGCCATGGGTCTACAGGAAGCCAGGCCTGGGAAGGGATAG
- a CDS encoding L-dopachrome tautomerase-related protein codes for MATAAHAESGGGKAEVFARLPQSVGNIAFTPDNQLIFSHHPFYSPDVRVARLTSPTTFEPFPNAEWNTPRKGTDQYLDNVLGLRSDESGVVWIIDMGFRTQITPKLVGWNTRTNKLERIYYMPEPITVKGSQPQDIVIDQKNRKFYIADENIGPGGDGSHAAIIVIDMDSGLARRVLDGDRSTIPENMPITVDGSDLTVPDKDGKPSIIKVGCDGITMDVRSEWVYFAPLSGRSLYRIKAADLSNEKLNPEELSGRIERYSDKPNNGGLSIDYAGNIYLTAVETKSIGVIGADRKYRTYLSDPDMVWPDGITASPDGYMYVSASQVSAAALFHGGKAENKTPYLIYRFKPIASGYISR; via the coding sequence GTGGCGACGGCGGCGCACGCGGAGAGCGGAGGCGGCAAGGCGGAGGTATTCGCCAGGTTGCCCCAGTCCGTCGGCAATATTGCCTTTACGCCAGACAACCAGCTGATCTTCAGCCATCATCCATTTTACAGCCCTGACGTGCGCGTAGCGCGGCTGACGTCGCCGACGACGTTCGAGCCGTTTCCAAACGCCGAATGGAATACGCCGCGAAAGGGGACTGATCAGTACCTCGATAACGTGCTGGGTCTTCGGTCCGACGAAAGCGGCGTCGTCTGGATCATCGACATGGGCTTCCGGACCCAGATCACGCCGAAGCTCGTCGGCTGGAATACCCGCACCAACAAGCTGGAACGCATCTACTACATGCCGGAGCCGATCACGGTGAAAGGATCTCAACCGCAGGATATCGTCATCGATCAGAAGAACCGGAAGTTCTACATTGCCGACGAAAATATCGGACCCGGCGGCGACGGGTCTCATGCCGCCATCATCGTCATTGACATGGATAGCGGCCTGGCTCGGCGCGTACTGGACGGTGATCGATCGACCATTCCCGAAAATATGCCGATCACCGTCGACGGCAGCGATCTGACCGTGCCGGACAAGGATGGCAAGCCTTCGATCATCAAGGTTGGCTGCGACGGCATCACGATGGACGTCAGGTCCGAATGGGTCTACTTCGCGCCTCTGAGCGGCCGGTCGCTGTACCGCATCAAGGCCGCCGATCTGAGCAATGAGAAACTGAATCCCGAGGAACTCAGCGGCAGAATAGAACGCTACTCGGACAAGCCGAACAACGGTGGCCTGTCGATCGACTATGCGGGCAATATCTATCTGACCGCCGTCGAGACAAAGTCCATCGGCGTCATCGGGGCGGACCGAAAGTACCGCACCTACCTCAGTGATCCCGACATGGTGTGGCCCGACGGGATCACGGCATCACCCGACGGATACATGTACGTTTCCGCGTCCCAGGTATCTGCCGCGGCCTTGTTCCACGGGGGCAAGGCGGAAAACAAAACTCCCTATCTGATCTATCGATTCAAGCCCATCGCGTCAGGCTACATTTCACGTTGA
- a CDS encoding helix-turn-helix domain-containing protein, translating into MKKLGGKTYDCAAGCPVEATLDLIDGKWKAVILYHLLNDTIRFNELRRRLSRITQRMLTRQLRELEANGLIHREIYPEVPLRVEYSLTTLGRSLEPVVRMLWTWGNQYLAGRKPHAVSPAERLPRLN; encoded by the coding sequence ATGAAGAAGCTCGGCGGCAAGACCTATGATTGTGCGGCTGGGTGCCCGGTGGAGGCGACGCTCGACCTGATCGACGGCAAGTGGAAGGCCGTGATTCTTTATCATCTTCTCAACGACACCATCCGATTTAACGAACTCAGACGGCGCCTGTCCCGCATCACCCAACGCATGCTCACGCGACAACTGCGCGAGCTCGAGGCGAACGGTCTTATTCACCGCGAGATTTACCCGGAAGTTCCGCTACGCGTTGAGTATTCCCTGACGACGCTCGGGCGGTCGCTTGAACCGGTTGTCCGCATGCTCTGGACGTGGGGCAACCAATATCTCGCGGGGCGAAAGCCACACGCTGTTTCCCCAGCGGAGCGGCTTCCCCGGCTCAATTAG
- a CDS encoding carbohydrate kinase, with the protein MLLSCGDALVDFLPVKAVDGRDAAVAVAGGSCLNIAVGMARLGAPAGFVGGISTDLFGRIIADHAAASQVDLRYAVRSDHQTTLAFVRTVAGEPQYAFYDEATASRNWIYRPGSIPFSEIEAIHVGSTTLVNDQGATNALAMVKDAGGSVTISFDPNCRPNLVRHKARYVDQMDAFAAAADIVRMSDVDFEFLYGDSDYAGKARSLIAAEAGLVVITRGIKGAQAWHRAAGAVEVQAPVVDVVDTIGAGDSFQAALLFALRTIGRIGTTVLRQMNSAELGRAMSFASACAAFTCGRPGADPPRRSDMGAELSRLLPDAPG; encoded by the coding sequence ATGCTGCTGAGTTGCGGAGATGCCCTGGTTGATTTCCTGCCCGTCAAGGCGGTGGACGGCCGCGACGCGGCCGTAGCCGTGGCCGGCGGGTCCTGTCTCAATATTGCCGTCGGCATGGCGCGCCTCGGCGCACCGGCAGGGTTTGTCGGCGGCATATCGACCGATCTTTTCGGCCGCATCATTGCCGACCACGCGGCCGCCTCGCAGGTCGATCTTCGATATGCTGTTCGCAGCGATCACCAGACCACGCTCGCGTTCGTCCGAACCGTCGCAGGCGAGCCGCAATATGCCTTCTATGACGAGGCGACGGCATCCAGAAACTGGATCTATCGGCCGGGCTCAATTCCATTCAGCGAGATCGAAGCCATCCATGTCGGATCGACGACGCTTGTCAACGACCAGGGCGCAACCAACGCGCTTGCCATGGTCAAGGACGCCGGCGGATCGGTCACCATCTCCTTTGATCCGAACTGCCGGCCCAATCTGGTCAGGCACAAGGCCCGCTACGTCGATCAGATGGACGCGTTTGCCGCTGCCGCCGATATCGTGCGGATGTCGGATGTCGATTTTGAATTTCTGTACGGCGATAGCGACTATGCGGGAAAGGCCAGGTCGCTTATCGCGGCAGAGGCAGGCCTTGTCGTGATCACCCGCGGAATCAAGGGTGCGCAGGCATGGCATCGAGCGGCAGGAGCCGTCGAGGTCCAGGCGCCGGTGGTCGATGTCGTGGATACGATCGGCGCCGGGGACAGTTTTCAAGCCGCACTGTTGTTTGCTTTGCGCACGATCGGGCGGATCGGAACAACGGTTCTGCGGCAGATGAATTCGGCCGAACTTGGTCGCGCGATGTCGTTTGCATCGGCATGCGCGGCCTTCACATGTGGGCGGCCCGGCGCTGATCCACCGCGACGATCCGATATGGGCGCGGAATTGTCGCGTCTTTTGCCGGATGCGCCCGGTTGA
- a CDS encoding FGGY-family carbohydrate kinase, giving the protein MRQAFIGVDVGTSSARAGIFDETGSLLATARRPITVWHEAGSVVEQSSSEIWAACAASVRAAMAEAAVPASAVKGLGFDATCSLVVLDAGANPLTVSASGDNRRNVIVWMDHRAIAEAREVNETRDDVLRYVGGSISPEMEIPKLLWLKRHLPSSYRSAGHFFDLADYLSFRATGSTARSICTLACKWNYLAHEQRWSESYFKRIGLGDLVAENAAKIGTEIVAPGTPLGAGLTASAVRDLGLLEGTPVGASLIDAHAGGVGTIGGRGKSGEEVDVRRRLAYIMGTSACIMATTSAPCFVPGVWGPYYSGMIPGFWLNEGGQSAAGAAIDHLIRSHPAYDEARATAQADGSEILEFLERRIVSRSGSLGEAALLARDVHVMPEFLGNRSPFADPDSRAVVAGMDLDADLGSMARLFVAGLCGLAYGLADVVEAFRSHGVDSDLMVISGGAGRSPLVRQIMADTTGLTVAVPETPEPVLLGAAMLGAVAAQSCGSIGEAMAAMSAIGRVTESTAPGMADFHRAKRRVHGLMRKLDRDSREAMQASASMAGADTKS; this is encoded by the coding sequence ATGAGGCAGGCTTTCATCGGCGTCGACGTCGGAACGTCGAGTGCGCGGGCCGGAATATTCGACGAGACAGGAAGCCTGCTGGCGACCGCCCGCCGCCCGATCACGGTCTGGCATGAGGCGGGCAGCGTTGTCGAGCAATCGTCGTCGGAGATCTGGGCCGCGTGCGCGGCTTCGGTTCGCGCCGCGATGGCGGAGGCGGCGGTTCCGGCTTCCGCGGTCAAGGGGCTCGGATTCGATGCGACCTGTTCACTGGTGGTGCTCGATGCCGGCGCCAATCCGCTGACGGTCAGCGCGTCCGGCGATAACCGGCGGAATGTCATCGTTTGGATGGATCATCGCGCGATTGCCGAGGCCCGCGAGGTCAACGAGACACGGGACGACGTTCTCCGCTATGTCGGCGGCTCGATCTCTCCGGAAATGGAGATCCCCAAACTGCTTTGGCTGAAGCGCCATTTGCCGTCGAGCTATCGGTCGGCGGGTCATTTCTTCGACCTCGCCGACTACCTTTCGTTTCGAGCCACAGGGTCGACAGCACGTTCGATATGCACGCTCGCTTGCAAATGGAATTATCTGGCGCACGAGCAGCGCTGGAGCGAGAGCTATTTCAAGCGCATCGGCCTCGGCGATCTTGTCGCGGAAAATGCCGCGAAAATCGGCACTGAGATCGTCGCGCCGGGAACGCCGCTCGGTGCCGGCCTGACGGCATCCGCCGTGCGCGATCTCGGCCTGCTCGAGGGGACGCCGGTCGGCGCGTCGCTGATCGACGCGCACGCCGGAGGCGTGGGTACGATCGGCGGGCGCGGCAAGTCGGGTGAGGAGGTCGATGTGCGCCGCCGCCTTGCCTACATCATGGGAACTTCGGCCTGCATCATGGCGACGACGTCGGCGCCTTGCTTCGTCCCGGGCGTGTGGGGTCCGTATTATTCGGGGATGATTCCAGGCTTCTGGCTCAACGAGGGCGGCCAATCTGCCGCCGGCGCGGCCATTGATCACCTCATCAGGTCGCATCCTGCCTACGACGAGGCCCGCGCGACGGCGCAGGCCGACGGCAGCGAAATCCTGGAATTTCTCGAGCGGCGCATCGTCTCGCGTTCGGGAAGCCTGGGCGAAGCGGCATTGTTGGCCCGAGACGTTCATGTCATGCCCGAGTTTCTGGGAAATCGGTCGCCCTTTGCCGATCCCGACTCGCGTGCGGTCGTCGCCGGGATGGATCTTGACGCCGACCTCGGCTCGATGGCGCGGCTGTTCGTGGCCGGACTGTGCGGGCTCGCCTATGGTCTTGCGGATGTCGTCGAAGCGTTTCGATCGCATGGCGTGGATAGCGACTTGATGGTGATCAGCGGCGGCGCCGGACGAAGTCCGCTGGTTCGGCAGATCATGGCGGATACCACGGGTCTCACCGTTGCGGTTCCGGAAACGCCGGAACCTGTCCTGCTCGGAGCCGCCATGTTGGGTGCCGTCGCGGCGCAGTCTTGCGGATCGATCGGCGAGGCGATGGCCGCGATGTCGGCGATCGGCCGGGTCACCGAATCGACGGCGCCCGGAATGGCGGATTTTCACCGTGCGAAGCGAAGGGTTCACGGGCTGATGCGAAAGCTGGACCGGGACAGCCGCGAGGCGATGCAAGCGAGCGCATCGATGGCCGGCGCTGATACGAAAAGCTAG
- a CDS encoding SDR family NAD(P)-dependent oxidoreductase: MYLEKFKLDRKTALVTGAGQGIGLACAEALAEAGAKVVIADRDPKLADSGRASLKAKGLDAEIVIMDVTDSGRVAEVADELASRYGAIDILVNNAGIARSETPAEQVDDEHWLSVLDVNLNGTFWCCRAFGKHMLGAKSGSIVNIGSMSGFIVNKPQEQCYYNASKAAVHHLTKSLAAEWGARGVRVNAVAPTYIATPLNAFVKSNPRMYDAWIGGTPMARMGEVDEIASVVLFLASDAASLMTGSIVLVDGGYTCW; this comes from the coding sequence ATGTATCTGGAGAAATTCAAGCTGGATCGAAAGACCGCGCTGGTGACCGGCGCCGGGCAGGGAATCGGATTGGCCTGTGCGGAGGCGCTGGCAGAAGCCGGAGCGAAGGTCGTGATCGCGGATCGCGACCCGAAGCTTGCCGACAGCGGTCGCGCAAGCCTGAAGGCGAAAGGTCTGGATGCCGAGATCGTTATCATGGACGTCACGGATTCCGGCCGCGTTGCCGAGGTCGCCGACGAACTGGCCTCCCGCTACGGCGCGATCGATATCCTGGTCAACAATGCCGGCATTGCGCGAAGCGAGACGCCGGCCGAGCAGGTTGACGACGAACATTGGCTGAGCGTCCTCGACGTCAATCTGAATGGAACGTTCTGGTGCTGCCGCGCCTTTGGCAAGCACATGCTCGGCGCAAAGTCCGGTTCCATCGTCAACATCGGCTCGATGTCCGGCTTCATCGTCAACAAGCCGCAGGAGCAGTGCTACTACAACGCCTCCAAGGCCGCGGTGCACCATCTCACCAAGTCGCTCGCAGCCGAGTGGGGCGCCCGTGGCGTGCGGGTCAACGCGGTAGCGCCCACTTATATTGCGACACCCCTCAACGCATTCGTCAAAAGCAACCCGCGGATGTATGATGCCTGGATCGGCGGCACGCCGATGGCCCGAATGGGGGAGGTCGACGAGATCGCATCGGTCGTGCTGTTTCTGGCGTCTGACGCCGCGAGCCTGATGACCGGGAGCATCGTTCTCGTCGATGGAGGTTATACGTGCTGGTGA
- a CDS encoding ABC transporter ATP-binding protein, giving the protein MGQITLQGVRKSFGPVNIIRDANLDIENGSFVVFVGPSGCGKTTLLRLIAGLEDVTGGQILIDGKNVVDVPPAKRGLSMVFQSYALYPHMSVRGNIAFGLKMAGLPRPEIDRKVEAAAATLNLTPYLERKPRDLSGGQRQRVAIGRAIVREPKAFLFDEPLSNLDAALRVQMRMEVTKLQKQLGTTAIYVTHDQVEAMTMADKIVVLNAGNIEQYGSPLELYERPANLFVAGFIGSPKMNFVPGEAAGEPGVATLGVRPEHLRIGNSGEGWPGTVTVAEHLGSDTFLYVDAGKLGVLTARCIGEFSLKAGDRVWLSPDPARLHRFDKDGETIKR; this is encoded by the coding sequence ATGGGCCAGATCACGCTCCAGGGAGTCCGCAAGTCGTTCGGGCCGGTCAACATCATCAGGGATGCGAACCTGGATATCGAGAACGGCTCCTTCGTGGTTTTCGTCGGCCCGTCCGGCTGCGGCAAGACGACGTTGCTGCGCCTGATCGCAGGCCTTGAGGACGTCACCGGCGGCCAGATCCTGATCGACGGCAAGAATGTGGTCGATGTGCCGCCGGCCAAGCGTGGCCTGTCGATGGTGTTCCAGTCCTATGCGCTCTATCCGCATATGAGCGTGCGCGGCAACATCGCGTTCGGGCTGAAGATGGCGGGGCTGCCGCGCCCGGAGATCGACCGCAAGGTGGAGGCCGCGGCCGCCACGCTGAATCTCACGCCCTATCTGGAGCGCAAGCCGCGCGACCTCTCCGGCGGTCAGCGTCAGCGCGTTGCGATCGGACGCGCCATCGTGCGCGAGCCGAAGGCGTTTCTGTTCGACGAGCCGCTGTCGAATCTCGACGCCGCACTCCGTGTCCAGATGCGCATGGAGGTAACAAAACTGCAGAAGCAGCTTGGAACCACCGCCATCTACGTCACCCATGACCAGGTCGAGGCCATGACGATGGCCGACAAGATCGTCGTGCTCAACGCCGGTAACATCGAGCAGTACGGCTCGCCGCTGGAACTGTACGAGCGGCCGGCCAACCTGTTTGTCGCCGGCTTCATCGGATCGCCAAAGATGAACTTTGTGCCTGGCGAGGCGGCGGGCGAACCCGGCGTCGCCACGCTCGGCGTCAGGCCCGAGCATTTGAGGATCGGCAATAGCGGGGAGGGCTGGCCCGGGACCGTTACGGTCGCCGAGCATCTGGGCAGCGACACCTTCCTCTATGTCGACGCCGGGAAACTCGGGGTGCTGACGGCCCGCTGCATCGGTGAATTCAGCCTGAAAGCCGGCGACCGTGTCTGGCTTTCTCCCGATCCGGCGCGCCTGCATCGCTTCGACAAGGATGGCGAGACCATCAAGAGGTGA
- a CDS encoding carbohydrate ABC transporter permease has product MARKVTARRVWVSTAAAWLCGLLIFLPILWMVLTSFKTELDAFAMPPKFLFFHWTTENYATVQQRSDYFHHALNSIIVAGGSTLIAMLIAVPAAWSMAFSPTKRTKDVLLWMLSTKMMPSVGVLVPIYLIYRDFGLLDTRAGLVFILCLGNLPIVVWMLFTYFKEIPKDILEAARMDGATIGRELVYVLTPMAVPGLASTLLLNFILAWNEAFWTLNLSTLDAAPLTVFIASYSSPEGLFWAKLSAASTLAIAPIIILGWFTQRQLVRGLTFGAVK; this is encoded by the coding sequence ATGGCACGCAAGGTAACGGCGAGAAGAGTCTGGGTGTCTACGGCGGCGGCGTGGCTGTGCGGATTGCTGATTTTTCTGCCGATCCTGTGGATGGTCCTGACCAGCTTCAAGACCGAGCTCGACGCGTTCGCGATGCCGCCGAAATTCCTGTTTTTTCACTGGACCACGGAGAACTACGCGACGGTGCAGCAGCGCAGCGACTACTTCCATCACGCGCTCAATTCGATCATCGTGGCGGGCGGATCGACGCTGATCGCCATGCTGATTGCGGTGCCGGCCGCATGGTCGATGGCATTTTCGCCGACCAAGCGGACCAAGGATGTGCTGCTCTGGATGCTCTCGACCAAGATGATGCCGTCCGTCGGCGTGCTGGTTCCGATCTATCTGATCTATCGGGATTTCGGCCTGCTCGACACCCGCGCCGGCCTCGTCTTCATCCTGTGTCTCGGCAATCTGCCGATCGTGGTCTGGATGCTCTTCACCTATTTCAAGGAAATCCCGAAGGACATCCTCGAAGCGGCGCGGATGGATGGAGCGACGATCGGACGCGAGCTCGTTTATGTGCTGACGCCAATGGCCGTGCCCGGTCTCGCCTCGACGCTGCTGCTCAATTTCATTCTGGCATGGAACGAGGCGTTCTGGACGCTGAACCTTTCAACGCTGGATGCGGCGCCGCTCACCGTGTTCATCGCCTCCTATTCGAGTCCCGAGGGGCTGTTCTGGGCAAAATTGTCGGCCGCGTCGACGCTCGCCATTGCCCCGATCATCATCCTCGGGTGGTTCACCCAGCGGCAACTCGTTCGCGGACTGACCTTCGGCGCGGTCAAATAG
- a CDS encoding carbohydrate ABC transporter permease: protein MATQQTQVLGRALLTPAVALLFVWMIVPLAMTIYFSTLHYSLLDSENWSFVGLENFRYFLTDPAFLTALQNTLVLVGSVLAITILLGTPLALLLDQQVVGRSIVRLMVIAPFFVMPTVSALVWKNLLMHPVSGLFAWIATLTGATPIDWFNDAPLLAVILIVAWQWLPFATLILLTALQSQDEEQKEAAEMDGASALSTFIYLTLPHLARPITVVILIETIFLLTVFAEIFVTTGGGPGLQTTNIAFLIYSQALVQYDVGNASAGGLVAVVIANIVAFFLVRIVGRNLEA, encoded by the coding sequence ATGGCAACCCAGCAGACCCAGGTTCTTGGACGCGCGCTGCTGACGCCTGCCGTCGCCTTGCTGTTCGTCTGGATGATCGTCCCGCTGGCGATGACGATCTATTTTTCGACGCTGCATTACAGCCTGCTCGATTCGGAAAACTGGAGCTTTGTCGGGCTGGAGAACTTCCGGTACTTCCTCACCGACCCCGCCTTTCTGACTGCATTGCAGAATACGCTGGTGCTGGTCGGTTCCGTGCTCGCGATCACCATCCTGCTCGGCACGCCGCTGGCGCTGCTGCTCGACCAGCAGGTGGTCGGGCGCAGCATCGTCCGGTTGATGGTGATCGCACCGTTCTTCGTGATGCCGACCGTGAGCGCCCTGGTCTGGAAGAATCTCTTGATGCATCCGGTGTCAGGATTGTTCGCATGGATCGCGACGCTGACCGGTGCGACGCCGATCGACTGGTTCAACGATGCGCCTCTGCTCGCGGTGATCCTGATTGTAGCCTGGCAATGGCTGCCGTTCGCCACCCTGATCCTGCTGACTGCGCTGCAGTCCCAGGATGAGGAGCAGAAGGAGGCGGCCGAGATGGACGGGGCGAGCGCGTTGTCCACCTTCATCTATCTCACCTTGCCGCATCTGGCGCGGCCGATCACCGTGGTGATCCTGATTGAAACGATATTCCTGCTGACCGTGTTCGCCGAGATCTTTGTCACGACCGGCGGCGGCCCCGGGCTGCAGACCACCAATATCGCGTTCCTGATCTACTCGCAGGCGCTGGTCCAGTACGACGTTGGCAACGCCTCGGCCGGCGGGCTGGTTGCGGTCGTGATTGCCAACATCGTGGCGTTCTTCCTGGTGCGGATCGTCGGTCGAAATCTGGAGGCGTAA
- a CDS encoding sugar ABC transporter substrate-binding protein, giving the protein MKHVLSALLGAAALLGATPSIAQTTLTIATVNNSDMIRMQGLSNEFTAKNPDITVKWVTLEENVLRQRVTTDIATKGGQFDVLTIGTYEVPIWAKKNWLIPLDNLGADYDTADLLPKIRDAVSVSGKLYAAPFYGESSMVMYRTDLFQKAGLTMPEKPSWDFVVDAAKKVTDKSAGVYGICLRGKAGWGENMAFLTAMANSFGARWFDEKWQPQFDQPEWKKTLSTYVDLMKAAGPPGASSNGFNENLALFSAGKCGMWIDATVAASMVTNPKDSKIADKVGFALAPNAGLGKNANWLWAWNLAIPAGSKKTAAAEKFIAWATSKDYTQLVAKKEGWANVPPGTRTSLYQNPEYLKVAPFAKLTLASIDAADPNKPTVQPVPYVGVQYAAIPEFQGIGTSVGQQFSAALSGSSTVDAALAAAQSATEREMKRAGYIK; this is encoded by the coding sequence GTGAAGCACGTCCTTAGCGCCCTCCTGGGCGCGGCTGCGTTGTTGGGCGCAACCCCTTCCATCGCACAGACAACCCTGACCATCGCCACCGTGAACAATAGCGACATGATCCGGATGCAGGGCCTGTCCAACGAGTTCACCGCCAAAAACCCTGACATCACCGTGAAATGGGTGACCCTCGAAGAGAACGTCCTGCGCCAGCGCGTCACCACCGATATCGCAACCAAGGGCGGACAGTTCGACGTGCTGACCATCGGCACCTATGAGGTCCCGATCTGGGCCAAGAAGAACTGGCTCATTCCGCTCGACAATCTCGGAGCCGATTACGATACCGCGGACCTCCTGCCGAAGATCCGTGATGCCGTGTCGGTATCGGGCAAGCTCTATGCCGCGCCGTTCTACGGCGAGAGTTCGATGGTGATGTATCGCACCGACCTGTTCCAGAAGGCTGGCCTGACGATGCCGGAAAAGCCGAGCTGGGATTTCGTGGTCGATGCCGCGAAGAAGGTCACCGACAAGTCGGCCGGCGTCTACGGCATCTGCCTGCGCGGCAAGGCGGGTTGGGGCGAGAACATGGCGTTCCTGACCGCGATGGCCAACTCGTTCGGCGCGCGCTGGTTCGATGAAAAATGGCAGCCGCAGTTCGACCAACCAGAGTGGAAGAAGACGCTCTCGACCTATGTCGACCTGATGAAGGCGGCAGGCCCTCCCGGCGCCAGCTCGAACGGCTTCAACGAAAATCTGGCGCTGTTCAGCGCCGGCAAATGCGGGATGTGGATCGACGCCACGGTGGCGGCGTCCATGGTGACTAACCCCAAGGACTCCAAGATCGCTGACAAGGTCGGCTTTGCACTTGCCCCGAATGCGGGACTGGGCAAGAACGCCAACTGGCTGTGGGCGTGGAATCTCGCGATACCCGCGGGCTCGAAGAAGACCGCGGCTGCGGAAAAATTCATCGCCTGGGCCACGAGCAAGGATTACACCCAGCTCGTCGCCAAGAAAGAGGGATGGGCCAACGTGCCGCCCGGCACGCGAACCTCGCTCTATCAGAATCCCGAATACCTGAAGGTCGCACCCTTCGCCAAACTGACGCTGGCCTCGATCGACGCCGCCGATCCGAACAAGCCGACGGTGCAGCCGGTGCCTTACGTCGGGGTGCAATACGCGGCGATTCCGGAGTTCCAGGGCATCGGCACCAGTGTTGGCCAGCAGTTTTCGGCGGCCCTGTCCGGCTCGTCGACGGTCGATGCGGCGCTCGCGGCGGCGCAATCGGCGACCGAGCGCGAAATGAAGCGCGCCGGCTATATCAAGTAG
- a CDS encoding sugar-binding transcriptional regulator encodes MAGSDNEKSRLDEAARAGWLYFIAGHTQDEIARMLKVSRASAQRLVSLCLAERLITFRLEHPIAACMELAARLKDLFHLAHCEVVPTDPAAPLSAAGIAERAANILETTLRTEKPVIVALGTGRAVRAAVERVSPIDCPNHQIVSLVGNISADGSASFFDTVGRLADRTKARHYPMPLPFLMSSERERDQMLEIDPIARVRAVAAKADLRLVGVGQMDQRAQVLVDGFVSREELLEMMRLGAVGELTGWAFDDQGHIIKGGTNLRLTSIPPRVPAQALTIGAAVGRAKVSAIRAALKGRLLNGLITDEATAGAILKP; translated from the coding sequence ATGGCGGGCTCCGATAACGAGAAATCGCGTCTGGACGAAGCCGCGCGGGCCGGCTGGCTGTACTTCATTGCCGGTCACACGCAGGACGAGATCGCCAGGATGCTGAAGGTGTCGCGCGCATCCGCCCAACGCCTGGTTTCACTGTGTCTCGCCGAGCGCCTGATCACCTTCCGCCTCGAGCATCCGATCGCGGCCTGCATGGAGTTGGCGGCGCGGCTGAAGGACTTGTTTCACCTTGCCCACTGCGAAGTGGTGCCGACCGACCCCGCTGCGCCGCTCTCGGCGGCCGGGATTGCCGAGCGGGCCGCCAACATCCTCGAAACGACGCTGCGCACCGAGAAGCCGGTGATCGTGGCCCTCGGCACCGGCAGAGCGGTGCGCGCGGCCGTCGAGCGGGTGTCCCCGATCGACTGTCCCAACCACCAGATCGTGTCGCTGGTCGGAAACATCTCGGCCGACGGCTCGGCCAGCTTTTTTGACACCGTCGGCCGCCTCGCGGACCGGACCAAGGCGCGGCATTATCCGATGCCGCTGCCGTTCCTGATGTCGTCCGAGCGCGAGCGCGACCAGATGCTCGAGATCGACCCGATCGCCAGGGTGAGGGCGGTGGCGGCCAAGGCCGACCTGCGGCTGGTCGGCGTCGGGCAGATGGACCAGCGCGCGCAAGTGCTGGTCGACGGCTTCGTGTCGCGCGAGGAATTGCTCGAGATGATGCGGCTCGGCGCGGTCGGCGAACTGACCGGCTGGGCGTTCGACGACCAGGGCCATATCATCAAGGGCGGGACCAACCTTCGTCTCACCAGCATCCCGCCGCGGGTGCCTGCCCAGGCCCTGACGATCGGGGCGGCCGTCGGCCGGGCCAAGGTTTCGGCGATCAGGGCAGCGCTCAAGGGCCGGCTGCTGAACGGGCTGATCACCGACGAGGCGACGGCGGGCGCCATCCTCAAGCCATAG